In Armatimonadota bacterium, the sequence GTCGTTGGCAGCGTCTCGCGGCAAGCGCAGGGGCTGAATATCACCATCCGCGCGCCCCAGACCGCGCCGCGCTTGCGCCCGGGCGATAGCGTCGCCGTCAGCGGTGTCTGCCTGACCGCCGAGCGCATCGAGGGCGCCGCCTTTGTCGCCTCCGTCATGGCGGAAACGGCAGCCAAGACCACGCTGGGCGCGCTGCGTCCCGGCGCGCGAGTCAACCTGGAGCTGCCGTTGACGCTGAGCGATTTCGTCGGCGGGCACCTGGTGGCCGGGCATGTGGACGGTGTCGGCAGTGTCACCGCGCGCGAGGAGAAGGGTGACTCGGTGCTGCTGAGCATTTTGGCGCCGCGGGCGGTGCAGCCCTACCTGGCCCCCCGGGGGTCGGTAGCGGTGGATGGGGTCAGCCTGACCATCGCCGAGGCGGCCGCGGCATCGTTCACCGTCTCCCTGGTGCGGCACACGCTGGAGAACACGACCCTGGGCGACCTGCGCCCCGGCGCCGAGGTCAACCTCGAAGGCGACCTGCTGGCGCGCTACCTCGAGCGGTTGCTGCAAGCTCGCGCCAGCGAATCCGGCGAGACCGTTGACGTGGACCAGATCACCCTCGAAAAGCTGGGGGAGGAGGGGTATCTGTGATGCCAGAGACACAGACTGGCTGGACCTTCGTGGCTGCAGGCGCCATAGCTTTGTTTGTCCTCCTGGAAGTGGCGCTGCGCCCAATTACGGGGAAGCAAGGGTGGGGCTGGCGCCATGAAGCCGTGACTTGGGCGGTCATATTCATGATCCTTGGATTCATCGCCCTACTCGCGAGGGTCGCGGCCCCCGTGATGGCAGCGATGCCCAGCCAGGCACAGGCCGTCGCGGTGTCGCGGGCGAATCTGGTAGTGTTTCTGTTCTGGTTCTCCGCCTTCGCGCTGCTGGGACTGACTGGCGCCTGGGCGTTCAGCGCATCGTTTGCCGTCCTGGGTTGGACGGATCGCGCCGCCCCGCATCCGGTCATTCCGGTTCTAGGTCCGTTCGCGGAGGAGTTCTGGGCAATCGTCGCTGCACGGCAGCACCTGTCGGCAAAGCAGCGGGGCGTGATCTGGCTGCGCCACGTGCTTTTCGGCGTTGCGCTGATGCTCACCGCCGGCGTGGGGATGCTCATGACCCTGGGCCTGCCGAAGGCGGCTCTGTGGCCCCACCTGCTCGTAGGCATGGTCGTCATTCTGCTCTTGGGTCCAGCGCGCAGCGATCGGCGCATCGCTGCGCGCCAGCCCGTCGGGAAGCCTCCGGCGGACGAGTGCATATGACGCCGGAGGTCATCAAAAGCACCGCCCTGGTCGCCTGGCTCGCCGTGAACGCGCTGGCGCGCTACCTCGAGCGGCTGCTGCAAGCTCGCGCCACCGAATCCGGCGAGCCCGTTGACGTGGACCAGATCACCCTCGAAAAGCTGGGGGAGGAGGGATACCTGTGACACCGGACGTTCTCAAGGCTGCCGCCTATGCGGCCTGGGTCGCCGTGCTGACGCTTGCCCACATGCGTTTACGACGTGTCCGCGGCGGCGAGATCGGATGGCATGATCGCATTCCCGGCTGGTATATCGCGGTCGTTGTTGTGGCGACAATTGCACTGGCGTTCGCAGTGGGCGCTGCAAACCTGTTTGGGCGCAAGTAGGCCCCCGCGTCTGTGTCGCCCGGTTCGTCATCAAGCATGATATAATCTAATCAGCGGCAAGGATGGATTTCCAGGATGGAGTCCCATTGACATGGTATTCAAGGTCGTCCTGAAGCCCAGCGAGGAAGGCGGATACACGGCACTGGTGCCCGCGCTCCCGGGATGTATCAGCGAGGGCGAAACGATTGACGAGGCCATGCGCAACGCGCGCGAGGCCATCGAGCTTTACCTGGAGCCCCTTGATGACACCGCCCCGGCGGAAGGCAGCTTGGTCAAGGAACTGACCCTTTGACCAGGGTCCCAAGCCTGAGCTACGTCGAGATCATCCGTGCGCTTGAGCGAGACGGCTGGACCGGAATCAGACAGCGCGGCAGCCATATCCGTCTGCAGAAGACGGTGGCCGGCGAAGTACTCAGACTGACGGTTCCTGCGCACCGGCCGGTCAAACGTTCGACGCTGTCGCATATTCTCAAGCAGGCGCGGCTTGATCTCGATCAGTTCCATAGGTTACTGTGATCCACCAAGTCCGGGAGTGAAGTGCCGCGTACCCGGTGATCGTAACCGCTTGACCCTCGAGATGTTGGGGGAGGAGGGGTACTTGTGAACGAAGCACCCTGGCGCAGCCCCATGCCGGCTCTTATCTTCGGTCTGGTGGCGGTAGCGGCGCTGCTCGGCGTCTTCGTGCTGGTGCTGATCAGCGTGCGGCGGAGAGAGGCAAGCCCGTGGCTGGCGGTCGGGGCCCTCGCCGGAGCCATCACCATGGGGCTGATGTTCCTGGCCATGGCGTTCGAGAGCGGCGCGCTGCATCCTTTCCTTGCGCGCTACCCGCTCCCCGTGCGTGGGCGAATATCCTCGGGCCTCCATTGGATGTCCCACGCGGTCATGGCGGCGATAGCGTGCGCCGTGATCGTCCTAGGGCTGGAGATGATCGTCGGATCGTTCGCCATGCTGCCGCGGTTGCGCCGGGGCGGGGCTCTACGCTTGATGGTGTTCTCTCGCGGATACCCCAACATCGTCGAGCACTGGGACAAGCTCACCTTATGGGCTCGAATTCAAGTGTGGTTCGGGAGTCTGGTGATGGCAGGGCTGCTCCTCTACTTTGGCGCCATTGTCTTGGGGCTTACCTTGGGGCTGACCCAGGGCCCAGGTGTCTTAGGCGGGTGGTGGTTGTTTCACATGGCCTTCCCGCTGTCTTACTGTCTGGTGCTGTCGCAGTTGTCGTTCTACGATGCGCGGGCGCGCCGCCTGGCGCGGCAGTCGCAGGCGGAGGCGCCAGACCCTGCCGCATCCGCGTAGAACGCGCCCATTGACCTGAACCGAGTGGGCCTCGACCAGCTCGGGGAGGATGGGTATCTGTGATGGCCGTCGGAACGCCCTTGCTACAGAGGCACGTGTGACGAGCCCATGGCACAGCCAGGGTGCTACGATCACTCTCGCCGCCCTTGCGGTGGCGTGCGGAATCGCCATCGTCGTCCTCCTGGTGCTCGACGTCCGGCGCAAAGAGGTGAGCCTCGCGCAAGCAGTTGGATGCGTGGTCGTCCTTGGCGCCGTCGCGGGCGTCACTGTTGGCGCGCCTCGCATCGAGAGCCTCTTCTACTCGAGGCTGGCACACTACCCCCAGGCGGTGAGGGAGACCGTCGAACTGCGCCTGGGCATACTCGCATTCCTCGTTTGGCTCGCGGTGTTCTCCGTCGTGGCCGTCATGGGGGCGCTGGGAATCGCAGCCTCCTTCAGCATCCTGGGGCCGCCTGGGAATCGCCTGTCGTCGTTCGCGCCGCCTCCGTTTCAGAGAGGTCACTGGGCCACGCTGGTCCGGCGCTCCGCGGACATCCCTTGGTCGGTACGCATTTATCTCTGGGCGAGGCACGCGCTTTCCAATCTGGCCTTTTTCTGCGGGGGCGTAATGGGGCTGCTGATGGCCATTGGATTGCCAGTGCATGTGGGGTGGGCCGTTCTGCCCCTCGTTTTCGGACGGATCATCGGTCCCGCCGGTCTAGACCGGAGAGTTGCGGACAGCCTGAGCCACGCCGAGTGCGCGGCGCGTTGACAGGCACGGGGACCGGTCATCCCCCGCCGGCGCGCCCTCTGGTTGTCAGCGCCGCGCGTCCCGCGGCCGCGCGTTTCAGGATATAATGTGGGGTACGTCATCCGCGTTCATCCGTGTCTGTGCGCGGCCCAGGGAAGCCGAGGTAACCCATGCCCTTCGCAACCATCGAAGAAGCGGTGGCGGAGACCGCCGCCGGCAATTTCGTGATCGTGGTGGATGACGAGGACCGCGAGAACGAGGGCGACCTCATCATGGCCGCCGAGTTCATCACCCCCGCGACGGTCAATTTCCTGGAGACGCATGCCCGCGGCATGTTGTGCGTGCCCATGGAGCGAGGGCGGCTGCAGCAGCTCGAGATCCCCCTGATGGTGGCCGATAACACCGAGCGCTATCACACCGCCTTCACTGTCACCGTGGACGCCAAGGGCGTCACCACGACGGGCATCTCCGCCGCCGACCAGGCCGCCACCATCCGCAAGCTCGCCGACCCCAAGGCCCACGCCGACGACTTCGTGCGCCCCGGCCACGTCCAGCCGTTGATGGCCGAGCCCGGCGGGGTGCTCCACCGCTCGGGTCACACCGAGGCCGCGCTTGACCTCGCCCGCCTCGCGGGCCTGCGCCCCGCCGCCACCATCTGCGAGATCAAGAACCCCGACGGCGGCATGGCGCGCCTGCCCGAGCTGGAGCGCTTCGGCGCCGATCACGGCTTCAAGCTTATCACCATCGCCGACCTCATCCAGTACCGCCGGCGCACCGAGAAGCTCGTGCGCCGCCTCGCCACCACCGCCCTGCCGACGCCTTTCGGCGATTTCACCGCGCACGCCTACGAGTCGCTGGTGGACACGAATCCCTACCTCGCGCTGACCCTCGGCGACGTCACCCGGGACGGCACCCTGGTGCGCGTGCACTCGAGCTGCGTCACGGGCGACGTCTTTCACTCTCGCCGCTGCGACTGCGGGGCGCAGCTAGAGCTGGCGCTGCGCATGATCCAGGAGGAGGGGCGGGGGGTGCTGTTGTACGTGCACCAGGAGGGGCGCGGCATCGGTCTGTTGAACAAGCTGCGGGCCTATGAGCTGCAGGACTGCGGCCACGACACCGTCGAAGCTAATGAGCTGCTGGGGTTCCCCGCGGACTTGCGTGACTACGGCATCGGCGCGCAGGTGCTGGTGGACCTGGGGGTCAAGCACATCCGGCTCATGACCAACAACCCGAAGAAGCTGGTGGGGCTCGAGGGGTACGGCTTGACGATTATCGAGCAGGTGCCGTTGGCGGTGCCGCCGACCGCGCAAAACGCGCCTTACCTGCGCACGAAGCGCGACAAGCTCGGGCACCAACTAGAGGTGGAGTAGAGGCAGCGGAGGGAATGAGCTGCGGATTGACACGGACGCGCGCGAATTGGGACGTAGGGGCCGATCTCCTGATCGGCCCGCGAACGGGCCGGGGCAGAGCCCGGCCCCTACATAGGACTGCGATAGGCAAATGCGGCCGATTACATGTCCCATCATATTTGCATATCCGTGTTCATCCGCGTCAATCCGCGGCGAAAGGATAGCGACATGCCGAAAACCTACGAGGGAAAGCTGACGGCGGAGGGGTTGAACTTCGCCATCGTCGTCGGCCGCTTCAACGAGTTCATTACCGGCAAGCTGCTGGGCGGGGCGATGGACGCGCTGCAGCGCCACGGCGCGCAAACGGAGCAAATCGAGGTCGCCTGGGCGCCCGGCTCGTTCGAGATCCCGCTGGTGGCGCAGAAGCTGGCCGACAGCGGCAAGTATGACGCCGTCATCTGCCTGGGCGCGGTCATCCGCGGCGCAACGCCCCATTTCGAGTACGTCGCCGCCGA encodes:
- the ribE gene encoding 6,7-dimethyl-8-ribityllumazine synthase: MPKTYEGKLTAEGLNFAIVVGRFNEFITGKLLGGAMDALQRHGAQTEQIEVAWAPGSFEIPLVAQKLADSGKYDAVICLGAVIRGATPHFEYVAAEAAKGIAQAGLKSGVPVIYGIVTADTIEQAVERAGTKSGNRGFDAAVSAMEMANLMRALPRKGK
- a CDS encoding bifunctional 3,4-dihydroxy-2-butanone-4-phosphate synthase/GTP cyclohydrolase II — its product is MPFATIEEAVAETAAGNFVIVVDDEDRENEGDLIMAAEFITPATVNFLETHARGMLCVPMERGRLQQLEIPLMVADNTERYHTAFTVTVDAKGVTTTGISAADQAATIRKLADPKAHADDFVRPGHVQPLMAEPGGVLHRSGHTEAALDLARLAGLRPAATICEIKNPDGGMARLPELERFGADHGFKLITIADLIQYRRRTEKLVRRLATTALPTPFGDFTAHAYESLVDTNPYLALTLGDVTRDGTLVRVHSSCVTGDVFHSRRCDCGAQLELALRMIQEEGRGVLLYVHQEGRGIGLLNKLRAYELQDCGHDTVEANELLGFPADLRDYGIGAQVLVDLGVKHIRLMTNNPKKLVGLEGYGLTIIEQVPLAVPPTAQNAPYLRTKRDKLGHQLEVE
- a CDS encoding type II toxin-antitoxin system HicA family toxin; translated protein: MTRVPSLSYVEIIRALERDGWTGIRQRGSHIRLQKTVAGEVLRLTVPAHRPVKRSTLSHILKQARLDLDQFHRLL
- a CDS encoding type II toxin-antitoxin system HicB family antitoxin, whose product is MVFKVVLKPSEEGGYTALVPALPGCISEGETIDEAMRNAREAIELYLEPLDDTAPAEGSLVKELTL
- a CDS encoding riboflavin synthase, with the translated sequence MFTGIITEIGVVGSVSRQAQGLNITIRAPQTAPRLRPGDSVAVSGVCLTAERIEGAAFVASVMAETAAKTTLGALRPGARVNLELPLTLSDFVGGHLVAGHVDGVGSVTAREEKGDSVLLSILAPRAVQPYLAPRGSVAVDGVSLTIAEAAAASFTVSLVRHTLENTTLGDLRPGAEVNLEGDLLARYLERLLQARASESGETVDVDQITLEKLGEEGYL